CGTTGGGGGATCAGGAGCAAGTCAACATTCAGATAGAGAGGGCCTGGGCGGACATCAAAATCTACGACACGCCGGTCCGCGTCAAGCTTGGCGCCCCTCTGTGGGACCAGCTCGATCCTTTCCGGCTGATCTGGTCCGATGACGATATGGGGATCAAAGTTTACGCCACCCACGGTAACATCTCGTGGGCATTCTGGTGGTTGAAGGAAAATGAGTCGAACAACGCCGGCATCTCCGGCCACGAAGCTGGCCGCGACGGCGACCAGGACTACTACCTGGCCCGCGTGGACCTCGACTTCGGCTCCTTCCAGGTCAGCCCGATTTTCGGCTACGTCCGGAACCGCACCGCAGTCAAGGATGCTCGGTGGGGCAGGGGCGTAAACGGCGACTTCTCGAACGATACCACCGTCATGGTGGCTGACGAGAACATTTACTACCCGGGCGTCATCGCCAAGGGCACCTTTGGGCCTGTCTCCTTCATCGGCGAGTTCGCCGCGGCCCTGGGTGAGATCGGCGACGACTCGTCCGTGGACTCCCAGCGCGAGCAGGATGTCTCGGCCTTCATGGCTGCCGTCGACATCGGCGTGAAGCTCGGCGCCTGGACGCCCCACTTCGGTATCATCTGGATGTCGGGTGACGATAACCCGCTCGACGATGACGCAGAGGCCTGGGCGCCCATAGCGTCCGACAACGAGAACCTCCTCGGCACGCGCGGCATCATTATGGACGACTCGATCGGCGTGCTTGAAATCTCCGACGACGCCCTCACGGCGGACGGCGTCAGCCCGACGTCCCGGCAGTTCTTCACCCAGCCGGGCATCATCGCCGTGTTTGCGGGGCTTAAGGGTCGGCCGACGAAGAAGATCAAGACCGACCTCAACCTCGTCTACTTCCAGTGGGATTCGGAGAAGCAGTTCGAGTACAGGGACGGGATCGTGACTACGGTAAACTGCGACGGTAGCGCTGACTGTCCCAACACCACGTTCACCAACGCGGTTGCCGATTCGTCCGGGCTCGTCACTACAATTGACGACGAGGTCGGCTGGGAGCTCAACGGCCAGGTCACTTACACCTACAACAAGCACGTGACGCTGACCATGGCGGCGGCCGTCTTCTGGCCGGGTGACGGTGCTGAGCAAGTGGCCCAGTGCATCAACGCCATTGACAGTCAAGGGAGCGTCAACAGCACCCCTGCTCATATCGGGTCCCCTATCACTGGTTGTAGCCCTAAAGGGGAAATCACCAACGAGCGTGGCGACGACGAGGCCTTTAACATCGAGGTGGAGCTGCTGGTGCAGTTCTAACCATCTGCCTCCTTCACTCTTTCCCGAGGCCCCCTGCTCTTCACGGGCAGGGGGCCTCGGCCTGTTTGGGGAATGGGGCAGCCCCTGTAGGGACAGGGCTTGTCCCTGTCCGTGCGTATGAAGGGCGAGCCTTGCGTAGGGACAGGGTTTATCCCTGTCCGAAACGACGGACAGCCACAAGGGCTGTCCCTACAGGTTGGGATCTGGGATACCCAGGCTAGACCAGCGGTATTCCTCCCATGTCTCGACCATCCCTTTGCGCACCTGGTTATGGACAATATACTCTGCTACTCGCTCGATGCTCTCTTCCCGCCGAAGGACGTGATCGTAGAATCTCCCTTGCCAAAGCTTCCCTGGCAGGCCCGTCCTCCATGCCAGACGGGTGCTGAGCCCTTTGAATCGCCCAACCCAATCCGTAAGGGAAAGACCGTCACCCGGCATCTCCGCGAGCAAATGGATGTGGTCTGGCATGAGGCAGTAGGCGTGGAGCATGACGCGCTCTCTGCGAGCGTGGTTCACAAGGAGGGTAAGAAGCGCTCGGTTCAGGGGGGAATCGATGAAGACGTTCCGTTGGTGAAGGGTGCAGATGGTGACAAAGTAGCACCTGGGCTCAGAATAATCGAAACCTTGCAAGCGGGGAGATGTTCTTTGTGAGGGATGTTCTCGTCGCATACATTGATGACGAGGGAACGCGGGAAAATATTACAATTATCACCCTGATAATGAGAACGGCGGACTCGGCCTTTATTGAGAATGGGGCAGACGATGTAGGGACGGGGTTTATCCCTGTCCGAAAAAAACGGACACCCATTAAGGGTGTCCCTATAGAAAGCAATGCTAAAAGGTGTCGGGGTGTGGGGCCACCTCGACTTTGGTAAGGCGGACAGCCGTAAAGGCTGTCCGTGAGCTCAGGCCTCGTCAGATAGGCGGCTGCGCTTGAGCAAAGGCTCGTTCATCGAGCCCGAGCGGAAGCCCTCGAGATCGAGGGTCACGTAGCAGTAGCCGAGCTCCTTGAGGCTTTTGGTTACCCGCTCGACGAGGCCGTCGCGAAAGAGGCGCTCGAAATCAGCCGGGCCTAGCTCCAGCCGGGCGATGTCTCCGTGGTGGCGGACCCGAAAGTGGGTGAACTGGAGCGAGCGCAGCACGTTTTCGGCGGCGTCCACTTGCTTGAGCTTATCCACGGTGATTTTATCTCCATAGGGAAAGCGCGACGAGAGGCATGCGAAGGACTGCTTCTCCCAGGTGGGGAGGCCGAGCTCGCGCGATAGGGTGCGGATATCGTCTTTGGTGAGGCCCGCCTCCTGGAGTGGGCTTCGGACCGCGTGCTCGCGGGCGGCCTTCCTGCCTGGCCGCCAGTCGCCAAGGTCGTCGACGTTGGAGCCGTCGAGCACGGTCTCGTAGCCTAGCTCTTTGGACAGGGCCGAAAGCCGTTCGAATAGCTCTGTTTTGCAGAAGTAGCACCGCTCCGGGGGGTTGTCTTCGAAGCCGGGCCGCTGTAGCTCGTAGGTCCGAATAACCCGGTGGGCCGCCC
This is a stretch of genomic DNA from Nitrospinota bacterium. It encodes these proteins:
- a CDS encoding transposase, giving the protein MQGFDYSEPRCYFVTICTLHQRNVFIDSPLNRALLTLLVNHARRERVMLHAYCLMPDHIHLLAEMPGDGLSLTDWVGRFKGLSTRLAWRTGLPGKLWQGRFYDHVLRREESIERVAEYIVHNQVRKGMVETWEEYRWSSLGIPDPNL
- the larE gene encoding ATP-dependent sacrificial sulfur transferase LarE; the encoded protein is MAELREKYERLQAVIGNMGRVMVAFSGGVDSTLLLKVAHMALGEKVLAVTASSETLPSAELEEAKALARSMGAAHRVIRTYELQRPGFEDNPPERCYFCKTELFERLSALSKELGYETVLDGSNVDDLGDWRPGRKAAREHAVRSPLQEAGLTKDDIRTLSRELGLPTWEKQSFACLSSRFPYGDKITVDKLKQVDAAENVLRSLQFTHFRVRHHGDIARLELGPADFERLFRDGLVERVTKSLKELGYCYVTLDLEGFRSGSMNEPLLKRSRLSDEA